The following coding sequences are from one Salvia hispanica cultivar TCC Black 2014 chromosome 3, UniMelb_Shisp_WGS_1.0, whole genome shotgun sequence window:
- the LOC125214808 gene encoding uncharacterized protein LOC125214808 isoform X3, with protein sequence MRQLSDLETSPSLNTSKLKNFKQWFSLIDAVTLSRKRALLPVKKLKNSLIANSKLHRTLYGFIVFEVVWSDVRGINYLNELQTDTSLAIEAKVMRRWEFDSLAQAADLIPSWFPGTPNEGSLLKDHLDATIGEVFHDAHASFPKTDKKVDIASDGTSVEAESPCSSSSSFSAYSVQIQNLTQRLHTPPPDGSPYKRRKLTSPVHFDLGTSSEEAEAENAEVQSQTPDMSDCEETLQPSMYRDVLILFRFDDRDLPFKLRDIIMSDVRLLTLLEAGLPSWVIFLQSYPVFCHLYRPWMCPLARACYVLISVITVLIGFYDLYKNVPLLKATASRLFGPLFDWIESLEMISRIKYLGTMLFLHNSQKAIKWFLSATRTIRTFFTLVIEPMAGPFAEFLEFLLPLWTVFAEVAENLLSVTWMVAGSCFTMVGDLIEMLLMPLWYILSLVWNIAISVIYPLFWILWELLYAPIRLVLGFCSLVGSLCTLVYEMVGDLLLFVGSLVSFSRDVESTVSSYEVSIWRSLWNDLFSQIFRALRSILNGFVAFFTACNRHRLSTYNHMKELYHRLSRRPGRAGAQKAEQDPHASATSISPGVRKSPMTRTRLSPGTVR encoded by the exons ATGAGACAACTTTCGGATTTAGAGACTTCTCCCTCACTAAACACAAGTAAATTGAAGAACTTCAAACAGTGGTTCTCATTGATTGATGCGGTGACCTTGTCCCGGAAGAGGGCTTTGTTACCTGTGAAGAAGCTTAAAAATTCTTTGATTGCGAACAGCAAGTTGCACAGAACCTTGTATGGATTTATTGTCTTTGAGGTTGTGTGGAGTGATGTACGtggtattaattatttgaacgAACTTCAG ACTGATACCTCGCTTGCAATTGAGGCTAAAGTCATGAGAAGGTGGGAATTCGATAGCTTAGCCCAAGCAGCAGACTTGATTCCTTCATGGTTCCCTGGGACCCCCAACGAAGGGAGCCTTTTGAAAGACCATTTGGATGCTACAATAG GGGAAGTTTTCCATGATGCACACGCAAGTTTCCCAAAGACTGACAAGAAGGTCGATATCGCAAGTGATGGCACGAGTGTTGAAGCTGAATCTCCATGCTCTTCGAGTAGTAGTTTCAGTGCGTATTCAGTACAGATACAAAACCTGACACAGAGACTGCACACGCCTCCTCCTGATGGTTCTCCTTACAAAAGGCGGAAACTTACGAGTCCTGTACACTTTGATCTCGGAACATCTTCTGAAGAAGCAGAGGCCGAAAATGCTGAGGTACAGTCTCAAACCCCAGATATGAGTGACTGTGAAGAAACACTCCAGCCTTCCATGTACCGTGATGTTCTCATTTTGTTCCGCTTCGATGATCGTGACCTTCCATTCAAATTAAGAGACATAATTATGTCTGATGTGCGGTTACTCACACTACTTGAAGCTGGGCTTCCATCGTGGGTTATTTTCCTTCAATCCTATCCAGTGTTCTGCCATCTTTACCGTCCATGGATGTGTCCCTTGGCCAGAGCTTGCTACGTGCTTATATCGGTCATCACTGTCCTCATTGGGTTTTACGACTTGTACAAAAATGTACCTCTCCTTAAGGCCACAGCATCTAGGTTGTTCGGACCCCTGTTCGATTGGATAGAATCATTGGAAATGATTTCAAGAATCAAGTATTTAGGAACCATGTTATTCCTTCATAATTCTCAAAAGGCAATTAAGTGGTTTCTTTCTGCAACAAGAACTATTCGCACATTTTTCACATTAGTTATAGAGCCAATGGCTGGGCCATTTGCTGAGTTCTTGGAATTCTTACTTCCTCTTTGGACTGTCTTTGCGGAAGTCGCCGAGAATCTCCTTTCAGTCACGTGGATGGTGGCTGGGTCTTGTTTCACAATGGTCGGAGACCTCATTGAGATGTTACTGATGCCATTATGGTATATCTTGTCTCTTGTATGGAATATTG CAATATCAGTTATATATCCCTTATTCTGGATCCTGTGGGAACTCCTTTATGCTCCAATTCGATTAGTCCTTGGATTTTGTAGTCTCGTCGGATCCTTATGTACACTCGTTTATGAAATGGTTGGAGATTTGTTGCTATTCGTCGGCAGCCTAGTTAGCTTTTCTAGAGATGTTGAATCAACAGTGAGCTCGTATGAGGTTTCAATCTGGCGCTCTTTGTGGAACGACCTTTTCTCTCAG ATTTTCCGTGCTCTCCGGAGTATCCTCAACGGTTTTGTGGCTTTCTTCACCGCATGCAACAGACACCGGCTAAG CACATATAATCATATGAAGGAGTTATACCACAGATTGTCACGTAGACCCGGGAGAGCAGGTGCCCAAAAGGCCGAACAAGATCCACACGCTTCTGCAACAAGTATAAGT CCAGGAGTTAGGAAGAGTCCCATGACCAGGACCAGGTTGAGCCCAGGAACGGTTAGATGA
- the LOC125214808 gene encoding uncharacterized protein LOC125214808 isoform X2: MANGDNGRCVFPLTGLQIGGKFYILVDNRPWLKDLVSRPTHLWQLMVTKSRLSPFANTKRKEGRKLMRQLSDLETSPSLNTSKLKNFKQWFSLIDAVTLSRKRALLPVKKLKNSLIANSKLHRTLYGFIVFEVVWSDVRGINYLNELQTDTSLAIEAKVMRRWEFDSLAQAADLIPSWFPGTPNEGSLLKDHLDATIGEVFHDAHASFPKTDKKVDIASDGTSVEAESPCSSSSSFSAYSVQIQNLTQRLHTPPPDGSPYKRRKLTSPVHFDLGTSSEEAEAENAEVQSQTPDMSDCEETLQPSMYRDVLILFRFDDRDLPFKLRDIIMSDVRLLTLLEAGLPSWVIFLQSYPVFCHLYRPWMCPLARACYVLISVITVLIGFYDLYKNVPLLKATASRLFGPLFDWIESLEMISRIKYLGTMLFLHNSQKAIKWFLSATRTIRTFFTLVIEPMAGPFAEFLEFLLPLWTVFAEVAENLLSVTWMVAGSCFTMVGDLIEMLLMPLWYILSLVWNIAISVIYPLFWILWELLYAPIRLVLGFCSLVGSLCTLVYEMVGDLLLFVGSLVSFSRDVESTVSSYEVSIWRSLWNDLFSQIFRALRSILNGFVAFFTACNRHRLSTYNHMKELYHRLSRRPGRAGAQKAEQDPHASATSISPGVRKSPMTRTRLSPGTVR; the protein is encoded by the exons ATGGCGAATGGAGACAATGGCCGCTGCGTGTTTCCGTTGACAGGCTTACAAATTGg TGGGAAGTTCTACATCTTGGTGGACAACCGGCCTTGGTTGAAGGATCTTGTGTCACGGCCCACGCATTTGTGGCAGCTGATGGTCACTAAG TCCAGGTTGTCCCCCTTTGCAAACACGAAGAGGAAGGAGGGTAGGAAGTTGATGAGACAACTTTCGGATTTAGAGACTTCTCCCTCACTAAACACAAGTAAATTGAAGAACTTCAAACAGTGGTTCTCATTGATTGATGCGGTGACCTTGTCCCGGAAGAGGGCTTTGTTACCTGTGAAGAAGCTTAAAAATTCTTTGATTGCGAACAGCAAGTTGCACAGAACCTTGTATGGATTTATTGTCTTTGAGGTTGTGTGGAGTGATGTACGtggtattaattatttgaacgAACTTCAG ACTGATACCTCGCTTGCAATTGAGGCTAAAGTCATGAGAAGGTGGGAATTCGATAGCTTAGCCCAAGCAGCAGACTTGATTCCTTCATGGTTCCCTGGGACCCCCAACGAAGGGAGCCTTTTGAAAGACCATTTGGATGCTACAATAG GGGAAGTTTTCCATGATGCACACGCAAGTTTCCCAAAGACTGACAAGAAGGTCGATATCGCAAGTGATGGCACGAGTGTTGAAGCTGAATCTCCATGCTCTTCGAGTAGTAGTTTCAGTGCGTATTCAGTACAGATACAAAACCTGACACAGAGACTGCACACGCCTCCTCCTGATGGTTCTCCTTACAAAAGGCGGAAACTTACGAGTCCTGTACACTTTGATCTCGGAACATCTTCTGAAGAAGCAGAGGCCGAAAATGCTGAGGTACAGTCTCAAACCCCAGATATGAGTGACTGTGAAGAAACACTCCAGCCTTCCATGTACCGTGATGTTCTCATTTTGTTCCGCTTCGATGATCGTGACCTTCCATTCAAATTAAGAGACATAATTATGTCTGATGTGCGGTTACTCACACTACTTGAAGCTGGGCTTCCATCGTGGGTTATTTTCCTTCAATCCTATCCAGTGTTCTGCCATCTTTACCGTCCATGGATGTGTCCCTTGGCCAGAGCTTGCTACGTGCTTATATCGGTCATCACTGTCCTCATTGGGTTTTACGACTTGTACAAAAATGTACCTCTCCTTAAGGCCACAGCATCTAGGTTGTTCGGACCCCTGTTCGATTGGATAGAATCATTGGAAATGATTTCAAGAATCAAGTATTTAGGAACCATGTTATTCCTTCATAATTCTCAAAAGGCAATTAAGTGGTTTCTTTCTGCAACAAGAACTATTCGCACATTTTTCACATTAGTTATAGAGCCAATGGCTGGGCCATTTGCTGAGTTCTTGGAATTCTTACTTCCTCTTTGGACTGTCTTTGCGGAAGTCGCCGAGAATCTCCTTTCAGTCACGTGGATGGTGGCTGGGTCTTGTTTCACAATGGTCGGAGACCTCATTGAGATGTTACTGATGCCATTATGGTATATCTTGTCTCTTGTATGGAATATTG CAATATCAGTTATATATCCCTTATTCTGGATCCTGTGGGAACTCCTTTATGCTCCAATTCGATTAGTCCTTGGATTTTGTAGTCTCGTCGGATCCTTATGTACACTCGTTTATGAAATGGTTGGAGATTTGTTGCTATTCGTCGGCAGCCTAGTTAGCTTTTCTAGAGATGTTGAATCAACAGTGAGCTCGTATGAGGTTTCAATCTGGCGCTCTTTGTGGAACGACCTTTTCTCTCAG ATTTTCCGTGCTCTCCGGAGTATCCTCAACGGTTTTGTGGCTTTCTTCACCGCATGCAACAGACACCGGCTAAG CACATATAATCATATGAAGGAGTTATACCACAGATTGTCACGTAGACCCGGGAGAGCAGGTGCCCAAAAGGCCGAACAAGATCCACACGCTTCTGCAACAAGTATAAGT CCAGGAGTTAGGAAGAGTCCCATGACCAGGACCAGGTTGAGCCCAGGAACGGTTAGATGA
- the LOC125214808 gene encoding uncharacterized protein LOC125214808 isoform X1: protein MANGDNGRCVFPLTGLQIGDLQSYLSHLSLFMVSDSGKFYILVDNRPWLKDLVSRPTHLWQLMVTKSRLSPFANTKRKEGRKLMRQLSDLETSPSLNTSKLKNFKQWFSLIDAVTLSRKRALLPVKKLKNSLIANSKLHRTLYGFIVFEVVWSDVRGINYLNELQTDTSLAIEAKVMRRWEFDSLAQAADLIPSWFPGTPNEGSLLKDHLDATIGEVFHDAHASFPKTDKKVDIASDGTSVEAESPCSSSSSFSAYSVQIQNLTQRLHTPPPDGSPYKRRKLTSPVHFDLGTSSEEAEAENAEVQSQTPDMSDCEETLQPSMYRDVLILFRFDDRDLPFKLRDIIMSDVRLLTLLEAGLPSWVIFLQSYPVFCHLYRPWMCPLARACYVLISVITVLIGFYDLYKNVPLLKATASRLFGPLFDWIESLEMISRIKYLGTMLFLHNSQKAIKWFLSATRTIRTFFTLVIEPMAGPFAEFLEFLLPLWTVFAEVAENLLSVTWMVAGSCFTMVGDLIEMLLMPLWYILSLVWNIAISVIYPLFWILWELLYAPIRLVLGFCSLVGSLCTLVYEMVGDLLLFVGSLVSFSRDVESTVSSYEVSIWRSLWNDLFSQIFRALRSILNGFVAFFTACNRHRLSTYNHMKELYHRLSRRPGRAGAQKAEQDPHASATSISPGVRKSPMTRTRLSPGTVR, encoded by the exons ATGGCGAATGGAGACAATGGCCGCTGCGTGTTTCCGTTGACAGGCTTACAAATTGg GGATTTGCAGTCCTATCTTTCACATCTGAGCCTATTTATGGTCTCTGACAGTGGGAAGTTCTACATCTTGGTGGACAACCGGCCTTGGTTGAAGGATCTTGTGTCACGGCCCACGCATTTGTGGCAGCTGATGGTCACTAAG TCCAGGTTGTCCCCCTTTGCAAACACGAAGAGGAAGGAGGGTAGGAAGTTGATGAGACAACTTTCGGATTTAGAGACTTCTCCCTCACTAAACACAAGTAAATTGAAGAACTTCAAACAGTGGTTCTCATTGATTGATGCGGTGACCTTGTCCCGGAAGAGGGCTTTGTTACCTGTGAAGAAGCTTAAAAATTCTTTGATTGCGAACAGCAAGTTGCACAGAACCTTGTATGGATTTATTGTCTTTGAGGTTGTGTGGAGTGATGTACGtggtattaattatttgaacgAACTTCAG ACTGATACCTCGCTTGCAATTGAGGCTAAAGTCATGAGAAGGTGGGAATTCGATAGCTTAGCCCAAGCAGCAGACTTGATTCCTTCATGGTTCCCTGGGACCCCCAACGAAGGGAGCCTTTTGAAAGACCATTTGGATGCTACAATAG GGGAAGTTTTCCATGATGCACACGCAAGTTTCCCAAAGACTGACAAGAAGGTCGATATCGCAAGTGATGGCACGAGTGTTGAAGCTGAATCTCCATGCTCTTCGAGTAGTAGTTTCAGTGCGTATTCAGTACAGATACAAAACCTGACACAGAGACTGCACACGCCTCCTCCTGATGGTTCTCCTTACAAAAGGCGGAAACTTACGAGTCCTGTACACTTTGATCTCGGAACATCTTCTGAAGAAGCAGAGGCCGAAAATGCTGAGGTACAGTCTCAAACCCCAGATATGAGTGACTGTGAAGAAACACTCCAGCCTTCCATGTACCGTGATGTTCTCATTTTGTTCCGCTTCGATGATCGTGACCTTCCATTCAAATTAAGAGACATAATTATGTCTGATGTGCGGTTACTCACACTACTTGAAGCTGGGCTTCCATCGTGGGTTATTTTCCTTCAATCCTATCCAGTGTTCTGCCATCTTTACCGTCCATGGATGTGTCCCTTGGCCAGAGCTTGCTACGTGCTTATATCGGTCATCACTGTCCTCATTGGGTTTTACGACTTGTACAAAAATGTACCTCTCCTTAAGGCCACAGCATCTAGGTTGTTCGGACCCCTGTTCGATTGGATAGAATCATTGGAAATGATTTCAAGAATCAAGTATTTAGGAACCATGTTATTCCTTCATAATTCTCAAAAGGCAATTAAGTGGTTTCTTTCTGCAACAAGAACTATTCGCACATTTTTCACATTAGTTATAGAGCCAATGGCTGGGCCATTTGCTGAGTTCTTGGAATTCTTACTTCCTCTTTGGACTGTCTTTGCGGAAGTCGCCGAGAATCTCCTTTCAGTCACGTGGATGGTGGCTGGGTCTTGTTTCACAATGGTCGGAGACCTCATTGAGATGTTACTGATGCCATTATGGTATATCTTGTCTCTTGTATGGAATATTG CAATATCAGTTATATATCCCTTATTCTGGATCCTGTGGGAACTCCTTTATGCTCCAATTCGATTAGTCCTTGGATTTTGTAGTCTCGTCGGATCCTTATGTACACTCGTTTATGAAATGGTTGGAGATTTGTTGCTATTCGTCGGCAGCCTAGTTAGCTTTTCTAGAGATGTTGAATCAACAGTGAGCTCGTATGAGGTTTCAATCTGGCGCTCTTTGTGGAACGACCTTTTCTCTCAG ATTTTCCGTGCTCTCCGGAGTATCCTCAACGGTTTTGTGGCTTTCTTCACCGCATGCAACAGACACCGGCTAAG CACATATAATCATATGAAGGAGTTATACCACAGATTGTCACGTAGACCCGGGAGAGCAGGTGCCCAAAAGGCCGAACAAGATCCACACGCTTCTGCAACAAGTATAAGT CCAGGAGTTAGGAAGAGTCCCATGACCAGGACCAGGTTGAGCCCAGGAACGGTTAGATGA
- the LOC125208947 gene encoding clathrin coat assembly protein AP180, with the protein MPSKLQRAIGAVKDQTSINLAKVSNTTSSSLEVAVLKATTHDDDPVDEKFVREVLLLVSSNKFHAAACARAIGKRIGRTRNWMVALKSLMLVLRIFQDGDPYFPREVFHAMKRGAKILNLSSFRDESSSSSPWDFTSFVRTFALYLDERLECFLTGKLQRRRHVNGPVKESPTYQRVTTRGRRNSEPVLDMKPAMLLDRITYWQRLLDRAIATRPTGEARINRLVQTCLYDVVQESFDLYKDISDGLSLILDNFFHLQFQNCVGAFHACAKAAKQFKELNNFYTLCKSIGVGRSSEYPCIQSISEHLIEALQEFLNEQSTSLSSNAKAIREKETERGNQGERSLSEVGSPCTSLQDLINATATKTSACPAISIDLEAYAEPPQRDEAFMMSETSSIRSLPVSYSMVDLISQWDGSDLDDRDQQLQQRHHGFPQSSPSDNWELVLTETLASPSPLSSPSILPLSDKKPAQAAGEADPSAAPAGNLSDNWELILFEPDLPPPPPRPSQPYQQVQSHPMPPNNYYNPFLDDPIEEPSLQHTVSMPAFRAIPQFPMEFQNQSPFLGHNEVEQFSRSNSLDQQFLASEQQQWLMNQNNFTGKYI; encoded by the coding sequence ATGCCAAGCAAACTTCAAAGAGCAATTGGTGCAGTCAAGGACCAAACCAGCATTAACCTAGCCAAGGTTTCAAACACCACTTCCTCTTCCCTTGAAGTTGCTGTGCTCAAGGCCACCACCCACGATGACGACCCGGTCGATGAGAAGTTCGTCCGCGAGGTCCTCCTCCTCGTCTCCTCCAACAAGTTCCACGCCGCGGCCTGTGCACGTGCCATTGGCAAGCGCATAGGCCGCACGCGGAACTGGATGGTGGCGCTCAAGTCTTTGATGCTCGTACTCCGGATCTTTCAGGACGGCGACCCCTACTTCCCTCGGGAGGTCTTTCACGCCATGAAACGTGGCGCGAAGATCCTCAACCTCTCCTCGTTCCGAGACGAGTCGAGCTCGAGCAGCCCGTGGGACTTCACGTCCTTCGTCCGGACCTTCGCCCTCTACCTAGACGAGCGCCTCGAGTGCTTCCTCACGGGCAAGCTCCAACGGAGAAGGCACGTTAACGGGCCGGTCAAGGAGAGCCCGACCTACCAGCGGGTCACGACCCGTGGCAGGCGGAATAGCGAGCCGGTTTTAGATATGAAACCGGCTATGCTCCTCGACCGGATCACGTACTGGCAACGGCTGCTCGACCGGGCCATCGCCACCCGGCCAACGGGAGAGGCCCGGATCAACCGATTGGTCCAAACGTGCTTGTACGACGTCGTTCAAGAGAGCTTCGATCTATACAAAGACATCTCAGATGGCCTCTCTCTCATTCTTGATAACTTCTTCCATCTACAATTCCAAAACTGTGTCGGTGCCTTCCACGCTTGCGCTAAAGCTGCAAAGCAATTCAAAGAGCTAAATAATTTCTACACTTTATGCAAAAGCATAGGCGTTGGGCGTAGCTCTGAGTATCCATGCATTCAATCAATATCAGAGCACCTAATTGAGGCTTTGCAAGAATTCTTGAATGAACAATCCACTTCTCTATCATCCAATGCAAAGGCCATTCGAGAGAAAGAAACAGAGAGAGGCAATCAGGGGGAGAGATCGTTGTCCGAGGTGGGATCGCCGTGCACCTCGCTACAAGACCTAATCAACGCCACGGCGACGAAGACGTCCGCGTGCCCGGCCATCTCCATCGATCTCGAGGCCTACGCGGAGCCCCCACAGCGAGACGAGGCGTTCATGATGAGCGAGACGTCGTCGATCAGGTCCCTCCCCGTCTCCTACTCCATGGTCGACCTCATCTCGCAGTGGGACGGGTCGGACCTCGATGACCGAGATCAACAACTACAACAACGACATCACGGATTCCCACAATCGTCGCCCTCCGACAACTGGGAACTCGTGTTGACTGAGACACTAGCCTCGCCATCACCACTCTCATCACCCTCAATACTGCCATTGTCTGACAAAAAGCCAGCACAGGCTGCAGGGGAGGCGGACCCCTCTGCAGCCCCTGCTGGCAACTTGTCAGACAATTGGGAGCTTATTTTATTCGAGCCGGACCtaccgcctccgccgccgcggCCATCTCAACCGTACCAACAAGTACAAAGCCACCCAATGCCACCAAATAACTACTACAATCCATTCTTAGATGATCCAATTGAAGAACCAAGCCTTCAACATACGGTTTCAATGCCTGCATTTCGTGCAATTCCTCAATTTCCAATggaatttcaaaatcaaagtccATTTTTAGGACATAATGAGGTGGAACAATTTTCGAGGAGCAATTCATTGGATCAACAATTTTTGGCAAGTGAGCAGCAACAGTGGTTGATGAACCAAAACAATTTCACAGGCAAGTATATCTAA